One stretch of Lacimicrobium alkaliphilum DNA includes these proteins:
- a CDS encoding TonB-dependent receptor — protein sequence MKTFKPSLITSALISSGLVFGASPVMAQSAEQQAEQNEAVEVIQVSGIRASLQRAQAIKMDSTSIVEALSAEDIGKLPDTSVAESLARLPGLAGERRNGRTSGLSIRGFNENYIGTSLNGRELLGMGDNRGVEFDLYPSEIVSNIVVYKTPEAGLMAQGIGGTVDLQTVSPLGAERTITFNANIEQNEKSSGNPDFDNKGHRFAFNYVDSFANDTLGVALVLSSLETPRQEEQFRGWGYADVSKTETADGEAIPAGTKVLGGHDSFVRSAMLERDSVAAIVEYAPSDDLKIKFDALYIDFLENDVRRGLEEGGAEWGTGAYTVTGVEDGLVTEGYYDGFYSVVRNDARSQDAELTTFGLNVEYQINDYWEAEFDLSTGNVDKTITDVESYSGVGRAGIDGRPITARSWEMTSTGAVYSDHPTMAPVDLTDPSLITLAGPQAWGGSLAPVERFQGVDGFGPETAQDGFVNQPIFEEELTSARFEVKGFVEWGIFSGLNAGVSYQDRSKSKINNGAFLTAPTWPGDAPIPDVLGVADLSFTGINGVLAYDSLGLFNDGFYTETDAALFENGRFGDTYTIDEELLTVFAKLDIDTEVAGMFVRGNFGLQLVNSDQSGTGFSTTTGPGGFTEAVPVTDEDSYTDVLPTLNLSIEVADNQFVRTSMSKVMSRPRMDDMRPNAQVNFQFNDGNILSGDIENSPWSASSGNTALKPLEANQFDLAYENYFADDGYFAAAFFYKDLKNWHRNGETIADFSDSYIPGFHQSSDETGNQAPVLFEGPLSFVEDGLTGFVRGYELQASVPMRLVSDALDGFGVVASATFMDGELDDGGRVPGLSDEIYQLTAYYEKNGFEFRISGSKRDAFSTEARGLSLSLVETMDRGFELWDAQIGYDFSESGIEALKGLRVTLQAQNLTDQDTVQTDGDDPRFVTLYQSFGANYLLGINYTF from the coding sequence GAATGAAGCTGTAGAAGTTATTCAGGTATCGGGTATCCGGGCCAGCTTACAGCGGGCTCAGGCTATCAAAATGGACAGTACATCCATAGTTGAAGCACTGTCAGCTGAAGACATTGGTAAATTGCCTGACACCAGTGTGGCTGAGTCATTAGCCCGCTTACCCGGTCTGGCCGGGGAACGTCGCAATGGTCGTACCAGTGGTCTGTCTATTCGTGGTTTCAACGAAAACTACATAGGTACTTCACTCAATGGCCGTGAGCTGCTGGGGATGGGTGACAACCGGGGGGTAGAGTTTGACCTTTACCCTTCAGAGATTGTCTCGAACATCGTTGTTTATAAAACACCTGAAGCTGGCCTGATGGCTCAGGGGATAGGTGGTACAGTAGATCTGCAGACAGTGAGCCCATTAGGCGCAGAACGTACTATTACCTTTAATGCCAATATTGAACAAAATGAAAAGTCATCCGGCAACCCGGACTTTGATAATAAGGGGCACAGATTCGCTTTTAACTATGTGGACAGTTTTGCCAATGACACTTTGGGTGTTGCGTTGGTGCTGTCATCCCTTGAGACGCCTCGTCAGGAAGAGCAATTCCGTGGCTGGGGTTATGCCGATGTTTCCAAGACCGAAACCGCAGACGGTGAAGCGATTCCGGCCGGCACCAAAGTATTGGGTGGACACGATTCTTTCGTGCGCTCGGCGATGCTCGAACGTGACTCAGTGGCTGCAATTGTTGAATATGCGCCATCTGACGATCTGAAAATCAAGTTTGATGCTCTCTATATCGACTTTCTTGAGAACGATGTCAGACGTGGTCTCGAAGAGGGTGGCGCAGAATGGGGGACCGGTGCTTACACAGTAACCGGCGTCGAAGATGGCCTGGTGACTGAGGGCTATTACGATGGTTTCTATTCCGTAGTCCGTAATGACGCGCGCTCTCAGGACGCCGAATTGACCACCTTTGGTCTGAATGTTGAGTACCAAATCAATGATTACTGGGAAGCAGAGTTTGATCTTTCTACCGGCAATGTGGATAAGACCATCACTGACGTTGAAAGCTACTCTGGTGTTGGTCGTGCTGGCATTGACGGTCGCCCAATTACTGCCCGTTCGTGGGAAATGACATCTACCGGCGCAGTATACAGTGACCATCCTACTATGGCGCCGGTTGATCTGACCGATCCGTCGTTGATTACACTTGCTGGTCCCCAGGCCTGGGGGGGCTCTTTGGCGCCGGTTGAACGTTTCCAGGGCGTTGATGGATTCGGACCAGAAACCGCGCAGGATGGTTTTGTTAACCAGCCTATATTCGAAGAAGAGCTCACCAGTGCACGCTTTGAAGTAAAAGGTTTTGTGGAGTGGGGAATTTTCTCTGGCCTGAATGCGGGTGTGAGTTATCAGGATCGCAGCAAATCCAAGATCAACAATGGTGCATTCCTGACTGCTCCAACCTGGCCTGGTGATGCCCCCATCCCTGATGTACTGGGTGTGGCAGATCTCAGCTTCACCGGTATCAATGGGGTACTGGCTTACGACAGCTTGGGATTGTTTAACGATGGTTTCTACACTGAAACCGATGCAGCATTGTTTGAAAATGGCCGCTTCGGTGACACCTATACTATAGACGAAGAGCTGCTGACCGTATTTGCCAAGCTGGACATCGACACTGAAGTCGCCGGTATGTTTGTACGCGGTAATTTTGGACTGCAATTGGTCAATTCCGATCAGTCCGGTACCGGCTTCAGCACGACAACAGGCCCTGGCGGCTTTACTGAGGCGGTACCGGTAACAGATGAAGACAGCTACACCGATGTGCTGCCAACACTGAACCTGAGCATCGAAGTGGCGGACAACCAGTTTGTGCGTACCAGTATGTCTAAGGTAATGAGCCGTCCGCGTATGGACGATATGCGTCCTAACGCCCAGGTGAACTTCCAGTTTAACGATGGCAACATCTTAAGTGGTGATATTGAGAACAGTCCCTGGAGTGCAAGCTCAGGTAACACTGCTCTGAAACCACTGGAAGCCAATCAGTTTGATTTGGCTTACGAGAATTACTTTGCCGATGACGGTTATTTTGCCGCTGCCTTTTTCTACAAGGACCTGAAAAACTGGCACAGAAACGGTGAAACTATTGCGGATTTCTCTGACTCATATATTCCTGGTTTCCATCAGTCCTCCGATGAAACAGGCAATCAGGCGCCGGTGTTATTTGAAGGACCCCTTTCTTTCGTTGAAGACGGTTTGACTGGTTTTGTTCGCGGCTACGAATTACAGGCCAGTGTGCCAATGCGTCTGGTCAGTGATGCGCTGGATGGTTTTGGTGTGGTTGCCAGCGCTACCTTCATGGACGGTGAACTGGATGACGGTGGCCGGGTGCCCGGATTGTCTGATGAAATTTATCAGTTGACTGCTTACTATGAGAAGAATGGCTTCGAATTCCGGATTTCCGGTTCCAAGCGTGATGCCTTCTCTACCGAAGCTCGTGGTCTGAGTCTGTCATTGGTTGAGACCATGGACAGAGGCTTTGAGTTGTGGGATGCGCAGATTGGTTATGACTTCAGCGAGTCCGGTATTGAAGCACTGAAAGGATTACGGGTAACTCTGCAGGCACAGAACCTGACGGATCAGGATACGGTGCAGACTGATGGTGACGATCCGCGTTTTGTAACGCTGTATCAAAGCTTCGGCGCCAACTACTTGTTGGGTATTAACTATACCTTCTGA